The window TTTTCATTGCAACAGGATTAGCCAGGAAAACTGGATATCCCTCATCCATGAGAAGATCAACTAACCAGTACCAGTTGTAGGTGGACTCCACTGCAATGCCAGCTAAATCTGGTTTGAATGGTTCAAGCATTTTTAAAATTTTCTGTTGGTTACATGGTATTTTCTTGGAAAAAATTTGCTTGCTGTCATTATCAATAATACTCCAGTAATTATTTGTTGAATGTAAATCACAACCAGCATACAATTTCATAAGGCACCTCCCATATTAGAGTTGTTGATTGCCTCTTTGTATAGCCGGTTTTTGTTTGCCAAGCTATACTTGGGAGGTGCCTTTTAAATGGTTATCAGGGTAAACTGATTCCGGGGTTATCGGTGGCAAAGACTTTGTCCAGGAGGCCCCAGTAAAATGGAAAGAAATTTTACGGGGTAAATATTTGACCAGGTCAAGCATCTGCTGGGGTCTAAGGATACAAGAAAATTTACTCCTGTAGGCGGGGTTGAGGGTTTGTATTCTATGAAGCGATTGGGTGCGGACTGAGATAGACAGATATAGCCACCCTGGTATGATTAAGCATTGAAAAACATCGGTTAAGGTACAACAATCTGACTTGACCTCTCCGCCAAAGGCGGATAAAGTCCATTCTATGGTATTTATTGAAACCCCTACCTTCACTCGAATGATCACTGAAATTATGCACGATGAAGAATACTTGGGGCTACAAAACCTATTAACGGAAAATCCAGAAAGTGGGAACCTCATCAAGGGAGGGGGCGGTCTTAGAAAAATCCGCTATGCACTGCAAGGACGGGGGAAAAGCGGAGGCATTAGGGTGATTTACTATTGGATGAATGATAGAGATCATATTTATTTTCTTGTCGCATATCCAAAAAGCAGAAAAGACACTTTGTCCTCAAAGGAATTGGCTGTCTTACGTAAACTTGTGAAGGAGCTTTGATTATGGAGCAACAATTATTCGATGATCTGGTAAGCAGTCTTAAAGAAGCTAAAAAAATTTCCCATGGCGAATCTCAGCCTTCACGCCGTTTTGAAGTAAGCTCAACTGATGTCAAATCCCTGCGAGAGAGAGTCGGGCTGTCACAAAGTGAATTTGCCCGGTTGATGCGAGTCAGCGTAAAAACCCTGCAAAACTGGGAACAACATAGACGTAAGCCGTCCGGACCAGCTGCTGCATTGCTTACAATAGTATCCAAAGCCCCGGATGTAGCCCTAAAATCTTTAGAATAAAACCATAAAAAAAGCACTAATCACCGGCATAACAGGTCAAGACGGAGCCTATCTAGCAGAACTGCTCCTGCACAAGAACTACATAGTCCACGGTATAAAAAGAAGAAGCTCCAGCTTCAATACGGACCGGGTAGACCACCTCTACCAGGACCCGCACACTAAAAACAGAAACTTTATCCTGCACTACGGTGATCTGACAGATGCCACCAACCTGATCCGGATTATCCAGGAAGTGCAGCCTGATGAGATATACAACTTGGCAGCCCAGAGCCATGTGCAGGTATCTTTTGAGACTGCCGAATACACGGCCAATGCTGACGCCCTGGGAACGCTCAGGATTCTGGAAGCTATTAGGCTTCTGGGCCTAACCGATAAGGCCAGATTTTATCAGGCCTCTACCTCTGAGCTGTTCGGCAAGGTAGTCGAAACACCGCAGACTGAGAAAACGCCGTTCTATCCCAGATCACCTTACGCAGCAGCCAAGCTGTACGGCTACTGGATAACGGTTAATTACCGGGAAGCCTACGGAATGTATGCCTGTAACGGCATATTGTTCAACCATGAGTCACCAATTAGAGGCGAGACCTTTGTAACCCGCAAGATTACCAGAGCTGCAGCCAGAATAGCTTTGGGACTGCAGGACGCACTTTATCTGGGTAACTTAGACGCCAAGAGGGACTGGGGCTATGCCAGGGACTTTGTACGCATGCAGTGGCTTATGCTTCAGCAGGATGAGCCGCAGGACTTTGTAATAGCCACTGGTGAGCAGCATAGTGTACGAGAGTTTTGTGAGCTGGCTTTTGCTGAGCTTGGTATGCATTTAACCTGGCAGGGCAAAGGCGTAGATGAGGTGGGTCTGCTTGAAGGCAAACCGGCAGTTAAGGTAGATCCCAGATATTTCAGACCTACAGAAGTGGAAACCCTGCTTGGCGATCCAACCAAGGCCAGAGAAACACTTGGCTGGGTTCCGGAAATAAGCTTTACTGATATGGTAAAAGAGATGGTCCGCCACGATCTGGATCAGGCTAAGCGTGATAAGCTTTGTAATGACCATGGGTATGAGGTTTGTAATTTTCATGAGTAGGTCAAACCTTTACTCAGCCTTGAAAGTCCCATAGAATAGCCTTATCTGAATGTATGGAGGCTAAAAAAATGAAATATTATACCGCTGTAATAGAAAAATGCCCTGAAACCAGCTTGTATGTCGGCTATGTACCTGGATTTCCAGGGGCTCATTCACAAGGAGAAACCTTAGATGAGCTCAATCAAAATCTAAAGGAAGTAATAGAAATGCTTCTTGAAGACGGAGAACCGCACCTGGAAGCAGAATTCATAGGAACCCAGAATGTGATGGTTGCTTAAATGGGTTCCCTGCCTGTCCTTAAACCAAAGGAAGTAGTCTCGATTCTGAAAAAACTTGGCTTTTCAGAGATTCGCCAGAAGGGTTCCCACAAACAATTTCGTCATCCTGATGGCCGGGGAACGACCGTCCCATTTCATCCAGGAAAAGATATTTCTCCAATTTTACTGCGCCAGATTGCAGAGGACATATCTATTCCGGTTGATGAATTTCTGCGGCATAAGTAAACTTTCTTAACTCTGTGTTCTCTGTGCCTCTGTGGTTAATAAAAAAAAAAAAAGAAAAGATTTTTCACCACAGAGACACAGGGGGCACTGAGAAGAATAAAGAATACATCTATGAAAACACAAGACACAATACTAATCACTGGAGACCAATATTCTGGGCTCAGAAGCTGTTCTTAAGGCTGCCCTTCGTTATGGCTGCCGCACTCTTTTGTGCAGTACATCCGAGGTATATGGCAAGGGAATCAAGTTTCCATTTCGTGAAGATGATGATGTTCTTCTGGGAACTACAGACAAGACACGCTGGGCTTACGCTGCAAGCAAAATGGTGGATGAGTACCTGGGTTATGCCTATGCCCGGGAATTCGGTCTGGAAGTTGTTTTATTCAGGCTGTTCAATACAGTTGGCCCACGCCAGACCGGTGAGTATGGTATGGTTATACCACGTTTTGCCAGACAAGCCATTCAAAACGAACCGATTACTGTTTACGGTGACGGAACCCAGACCAGAAGCTTTTGTGATGTTCGCGATGTAATCAGGGCAATAGAATCACTGGCCCAGCGTCCTGAAGCTGTAGGCAAACTTTTTAATGTTGGTCGCTCACAGGAGATCAGCATGCTGGATCTGGCAAAGCGCATCAGACAGCTGGCGGGATCAAGTTCGGAAATAGCGCTTATTCCCTATGAACAGGCTTTTGCAAAAGGATTTGAGGACATGCAGCGCCGCATACCAAGTACTGACAAGATAAGGGAAATTCTTGGCTGGGAGCCGATTATCCCTCTTGATGATACATTGCGGGCGGTAATTGAATCTGAAACATGAGCAGAAACTACTGCATAAGTATAATTAACCCCCAGGGTTTTGGGCATGCCAGGGCTTTCCAGGAAATGGCCCTTACGCTTTATCATGCTTTCAAGGGGTTGGGGTGTTCAGTAAAGATTGATGAAAATTCAATTCTGGATGGAGGCACAACCATTATTCTCGGGGCTTTTTTGTTAAGTCCTGCACAATCCCGGTCACTGCCCAAATCCTGTATAGTGTATAATCTTGAGCCTCTGGACAGAGACTCTCACACTCTTGGCCAGCATACTTATGAGATGATGGGCCGGTTAACCACTTGGGACTATAGTCTGCGTAATATTGCCAGGCTTGAAAAGTTATTTCCGGGTGGGGATTTCAGGCATGCTCCTGTTGGCTACATGCCCCAGCTGACTTGTATCCCCAAGAGTTCTGATCTGGATATTGATGTCCTGTTTTACGGATCAGTCAATCCGCGCCGGGCCAGTATTCTCAATGCTCTTAAGCAGGCAGGCCTGAAGGTTGCCTCAGTTTTTGGCGTATACGGCCAGGACAGAGACAACCTTATCTCCAGGTCCAAAGTTGTGCTGAACATGCATTTTTACAGTGCAAGCATTCTTGAGATGGTTCGGGTATCTTATCTGCTGGCCAATAAAAAAGCTGTAGTGGCAGAGTGCAACCCTCAAACAGAGATTGAACCTGATATCAGACAGGCAGTAGCAGCGGTTCCCTATGAGCAATTGGTTCAGACATGCCAGATGCTGGTCAAAGATAATACCCGCAGGTCAGAACTGGAGCAAAATGGGTTTGAGATAATGTCGGCCAGGGATGAGCAAGAGATATTGCGGGGGTTGGTGGAGGATATTCAGAATGACCAAGAGAAACGTCAAGGTCTAAGCTTTAAATTAGGTAAAAATTAATGAGAACAAAACATGCCTACAATTACTATTGACGGAAAAGAGTACGATTCAGAAACACTTTCAGAAGAAGCCAAGCAGCAGCTGGATTCAATCCAGTTTGTGGATAAGAAAATCGAGGAATTGAAGAACGAAATAGCTGTTTATCAGACTGCCCGTAATGGTTATGCACGGGCTTTATCTGAGATGCTGGATAAACAATAACCCACTGCCTTAAAGGCCTGTGGGCTTTTTTGATATAAAAGGAGACCCCACCAATGACCACCGCATGGCAACACGGCTACTATTCAGACACTTCCTACACCTACGGTTTCTACAAAGAATTTGCACCCAACTGGCTGGACTGGGTAGCTTTACTCAAAGGCTCAGAGCCTCCCAACACCAGCAATAGAATGCTGGAGCTTGGCTGCGGATAAGGGTTAGGCCTATGCGTAATGGCTGCAGCTAACCCGACTATTCGCTTTGTGGGAGTGGACTTTAACCCGGAACAGATAGCACATGCCCGCAGTCTGGTTAGAAGAACAGGCCTGACCAATATTGAGTTTCACGAAGCTGACTTTGTGTCGCTGGCTGGAAAAGACCAACCTTTTGAACCGTGTGATTATGTAGTGGCCCATGGAATACTAACCTGGGTAAACCAGGAAGTACGCTCAGCCATATACAGAATAATCGACAAAACACTGACCCCAGGCGGAATGGCTTATTTCAGTTATAATGCCCTGCCCGGCTGGCTGGCAACACATCCAGTGCAGCACTTGATGACCCAGTTTGCGGATAGAACTGGGGTGAACAAGCAATCTTTTGAGTCTGCCCTTACAGCTTTGGAAAACCTCAAAGATGCTGGTGCTGCGGTATT of the Desulfonatronovibrio magnus genome contains:
- the nadS gene encoding NadS family protein; its protein translation is MEQQLFDDLVSSLKEAKKISHGESQPSRRFEVSSTDVKSLRERVGLSQSEFARLMRVSVKTLQNWEQHRRKPSGPAAALLTIVSKAPDVALKSLE
- a CDS encoding DUF6447 family protein; the protein is MPTITIDGKEYDSETLSEEAKQQLDSIQFVDKKIEELKNEIAVYQTARNGYARALSEMLDKQ
- a CDS encoding type II toxin-antitoxin system HicA family toxin, translating into MGSLPVLKPKEVVSILKKLGFSEIRQKGSHKQFRHPDGRGTTVPFHPGKDISPILLRQIAEDISIPVDEFLRHK
- the gmd gene encoding GDP-mannose 4,6-dehydratase, with translation MKKALITGITGQDGAYLAELLLHKNYIVHGIKRRSSSFNTDRVDHLYQDPHTKNRNFILHYGDLTDATNLIRIIQEVQPDEIYNLAAQSHVQVSFETAEYTANADALGTLRILEAIRLLGLTDKARFYQASTSELFGKVVETPQTEKTPFYPRSPYAAAKLYGYWITVNYREAYGMYACNGILFNHESPIRGETFVTRKITRAAARIALGLQDALYLGNLDAKRDWGYARDFVRMQWLMLQQDEPQDFVIATGEQHSVREFCELAFAELGMHLTWQGKGVDEVGLLEGKPAVKVDPRYFRPTEVETLLGDPTKARETLGWVPEISFTDMVKEMVRHDLDQAKRDKLCNDHGYEVCNFHE
- a CDS encoding type II toxin-antitoxin system RelE/ParE family toxin, translating into MVFIETPTFTRMITEIMHDEEYLGLQNLLTENPESGNLIKGGGGLRKIRYALQGRGKSGGIRVIYYWMNDRDHIYFLVAYPKSRKDTLSSKELAVLRKLVKEL
- a CDS encoding NAD-dependent epimerase/dehydratase family protein — encoded protein: MLGSEAVLKAALRYGCRTLLCSTSEVYGKGIKFPFREDDDVLLGTTDKTRWAYAASKMVDEYLGYAYAREFGLEVVLFRLFNTVGPRQTGEYGMVIPRFARQAIQNEPITVYGDGTQTRSFCDVRDVIRAIESLAQRPEAVGKLFNVGRSQEISMLDLAKRIRQLAGSSSEIALIPYEQAFAKGFEDMQRRIPSTDKIREILGWEPIIPLDDTLRAVIESET
- a CDS encoding IS110 family transposase, which translates into the protein MKLYAGCDLHSTNNYWSIIDNDSKQIFSKKIPCNQQKILKMLEPFKPDLAGIAVESTYNWYWLVDLLMDEGYPVFLANPVAMK
- a CDS encoding type II toxin-antitoxin system HicB family antitoxin, which codes for MKYYTAVIEKCPETSLYVGYVPGFPGAHSQGETLDELNQNLKEVIEMLLEDGEPHLEAEFIGTQNVMVA